The following are encoded in a window of Longimicrobium sp. genomic DNA:
- the rlmN gene encoding 23S rRNA (adenine(2503)-C(2))-methyltransferase RlmN, whose product MTVTATIKPDLAGLLPEDAEAMLREHFAARGQARYRAGQVAKWLYERLAGGFDEMTDLPAGEREALKESFDLTAPAVAKLSRSVDGTAKHLWRLKDGELIESVLIPTPSRLTLCISSQAGCAMACSFCATGWAGYRRQLTPGEIVAQYRGARRWARENGYGDITNIVFMGMGEPLMNPRSLFPTLAILNRGYGVGARRITVSTVGVVPGILQMAEMPEQYRLAVSLHAPNHELRQTLIPLEKKYPLPVLLDALRRFDEAGGKRITFEYVMIDGVTDLPHLADELADVVEEFKAFVNLIPFNPIPGTDWQPSKRARLNHFVEVLEGRGIPAAIRESRGRDIAAACGQLRAEATQGRKPVQMGSI is encoded by the coding sequence TCAAACCCGACCTCGCCGGGCTTCTTCCCGAAGACGCCGAGGCCATGCTCAGGGAGCACTTCGCCGCGCGCGGCCAGGCCAGGTATCGCGCCGGGCAGGTGGCGAAGTGGCTGTACGAGCGGCTGGCGGGCGGCTTCGACGAGATGACCGACCTTCCCGCCGGCGAGCGCGAGGCGCTGAAGGAGTCGTTCGACCTCACCGCCCCCGCCGTGGCCAAGCTCTCGCGCTCGGTCGACGGCACGGCGAAGCATCTCTGGAGATTGAAGGACGGCGAGCTGATCGAGTCCGTCCTCATCCCCACCCCCTCGCGGCTGACGCTGTGCATCTCCTCGCAGGCCGGGTGCGCGATGGCGTGCTCGTTCTGCGCCACCGGATGGGCGGGATACCGGCGCCAGCTCACGCCGGGCGAGATCGTGGCCCAGTACCGCGGCGCGCGGCGCTGGGCACGCGAGAACGGCTACGGTGACATCACCAACATCGTGTTCATGGGGATGGGCGAGCCGCTGATGAACCCGCGCTCGCTCTTCCCCACTCTGGCGATCCTGAACCGCGGCTACGGCGTGGGCGCGCGCCGCATCACCGTCTCCACCGTGGGCGTGGTCCCCGGCATCCTGCAGATGGCGGAGATGCCGGAGCAGTACCGCCTGGCCGTCTCGCTGCACGCGCCGAATCACGAGCTGCGCCAGACGCTCATCCCGCTGGAGAAGAAGTATCCGCTTCCCGTCCTCCTCGACGCGCTGCGCAGGTTCGACGAGGCCGGGGGCAAGCGCATCACCTTCGAGTACGTGATGATCGACGGCGTCACCGACCTCCCGCATCTCGCGGACGAGCTGGCGGACGTGGTGGAGGAGTTCAAGGCGTTCGTCAACCTGATCCCCTTCAACCCCATCCCGGGGACGGACTGGCAGCCGTCGAAGCGCGCGCGGCTGAACCACTTCGTGGAGGTGCTGGAGGGGCGCGGCATTCCCGCCGCCATCCGCGAGAGCCGCGGGCGCGACATCGCCGCGGCGTGCGGCCAGCTCCGCGCCGAGGCCACGCAGGGCCGCAAGCCCGTGCAGATGGGCTCGATCTGA